One genomic region from Cucumis melo cultivar AY chromosome 9, USDA_Cmelo_AY_1.0, whole genome shotgun sequence encodes:
- the LOC103503703 gene encoding protoporphyrinogen oxidase 1, chloroplastic, with protein sequence MATGATLLTDLPFRRPHPLTLLRPSDIPSFYPLHISLQNNRLRSHFRCSIAEGSTALSPSNASSQSSILDCVVVGGGISGLCIAQALATKHPDVAPNIIVTEAKDRVGGNITTVERDGYLWEEGPNSFQPSDPILTMVVDSGLKDDLVLGDPDAPRFVLWNGKLRPVPAKPNDLPFFDLMSIGGKIRAGFGALGIRPPPPGREESVEEFVRRNLGDEVFERLIEPFCSGVYAGDPSKLSMKAAFGKVWRLEQNGGSIIGGTFKALQERNKTTKPPRDPRLPKPKGQTVGSFRKGLTMLPNAISTCLGSKVKLSWKLSSISKVDDGGYSLTYETPEGLVPILSRSVIMTVPSYIAGTLLRPISGKAADALSKFYYPPVASVTISYPKGAIRKECLIDGELKGFGQLHPRSQGVTTLGTIYSSSLFPNRAPDGRVLLLNYIGGATNTGILSQKESELIEVVDRDLRKILINPNAEDPLPLSVRVWPQAIPQFLIGHLDLLDTAKAGLREAGMEGLFLGGNYVCGVALGRCVEGAYEAAAEVAGFLSKKVYK encoded by the exons ATGGCCACCGGCGCCACCCTCCTCACCGACCTCCCTTTCCGGCGCCCTCACCCTCTCACTCTTCTCCGCCCCTCAGACATTCCTTCTTTTTACCCACTCCACATCTCTCTCCAAAACAATCGCCTTCGCTCCCATTTCCGATGTTCAATCGCCGAGGGCTCCACCGCTCTTTCCCCTTCCAACGCCTCTTCTCAATCTTCCATCCTGGATTGTGTGGTCGTCGGTGGTGGAATTAGTGGCCTCTGCATCGCTCAGGCCCTTGCTACCAAACACCCCGATGTTGCCCCTAACATCATTGTCACAGAGGCCAAGGATCGCGTTGGAGGCAACATTACTACGGTTGAGAGAGATGGATATCTATGGGAAGAAGGGCCTAATAGCTTCCAACCTTCCGATCCTATTCTCACCATGGTG GTGGATAGTGGCTTGAAAGATGATTTAGTTCTGGGAGACCCAGATGCACCTCGATTTGTATTGTGGAATGGAAAGCTCAGGCCAGTGCCCGCGAAGCCTAATGATCTACCTTTCTTTGACCTGATGAGCATTGGTGGAAAAATCAGAGCAGGCTTTGGTGCTCTGGGCATTCGCCCTCCTCCTCCA GGTCGAGAGGAATCAGTTGAAGAATTTGTTCGTAGGAACCTTGGCGATGAAGTTTTTGAACGTTTGATAGAGCCATTTTGTTCTG GTGTATACGCTGGTGACCCTTCAAAGCTAAGCATGAAAGCAGCTTTTGGTAAGGTTTGGAGGCTAGAGCAAAATGGTGGTAGTATTATTGGTGGGACTTTCAAAGCACTTCAAGAAAGGAATAAAACTACCAAGCCACCAAGAGATCC GCGTCTACCAAAGCCTAAGGGCCAAACTGTTGGATCTTTTCGGAAAGGACTTACCATGTTGCCAAATGCTATTTCTACTTG CTTGGGCAGTAAAGTAAAATTATCTTGGAAGCTATCTAGTATCAGTAAAGTGGATGATGGAGGTTATAGTTTGACATACGAAACACCAGAAGGACTAGTCCCCATACTAAGCAGAAGTGTCATCATGACGGTTCCTTCTTATATTGCCGGCACTCTGTTGCGTCCAATCTCG GGGAAAGCTGCAGATGcactttcaaaattttattatccACCAGTTGCATCGGTGACCATATCATATCCAAAAGGAGCAATTAGGAAAGAATGCTTGATTGATGGTGAACTTAAGGGGTTTGGTCAATTGCACCCTCGTAGCCAGGGGGTGACAACTTTGG GAACTATATACAGCTCATCACTTTTTCCTAATCGAGCACCAGATGGAAGGGTATTGCTCTTGAACTACATTGGAGGGGCTACTAATACTGGAATTCTTTCCCAG AAAGAGAGCGAGCTCATAGAAGTAGTTGATCGGGATTTGAGAAAAATCCTCATAAACCCAAACGCAGAGGATCCTCTACCATTGAGCGTGAGGGTGTGGCCACAAGCCATTCCACAGTTCTTGATTGGCCATCTTGATCTTCTGGACACCGCCAAGGCCGGACTGAGAGAGGCTGGAATGGAAGGGCTATTTTTAGGTGGAAACTATGTATGTGGTGTGGCCTTGGGGAGATGTGTGGAGGGTGCCTATGAAGCTGCAGCTGAGGTAGCTGGTTTTCTGTCTAAAAAGGTGTATAAATAA